A part of Solea solea chromosome 8, fSolSol10.1, whole genome shotgun sequence genomic DNA contains:
- the LOC131463702 gene encoding uncharacterized protein LOC131463702 → MASSLPILMLLLCSLTVAEAELRVYNLRATDLPSDFFGTTDGYVKVVCGSYSVGETAVRKNTVNPQWTEVFVCDNVGYNDVLRLEVHDSDIFSDDLVGECETNIRHGTYFNTCNLKGGGTLNYDYTLF, encoded by the coding sequence ATGGCGTCCAGTCTTCCCATCCTCATGCTGCTCTTGTGCAGTCTGACCGTGGCTGAAGCCGAGCTGAGGGTGTATAACCTGCGAGCCACCGATCTTCCCTCTGACTTCTTTGGAACCACAGACGGCTACGTTAAGGTGGTCTGTGGCTCTTACAGTGTTGGTGAGACAGCTGTACGCAAAAACACCGTAAACCCCCAGTGGACTGAGGTGTTCGTCTGTGACAACGTAGGTTACAACGATGTGCTGAGGCTGGAGGTTCACGACAGTGACATCTTCTCTGATGACCTCGTGGGAGAGTGCGAGACAAATATCAGGCATGGGACTTACTTTAATACCTGCAACCTGAAGGGAGGAGGAACACTTAATTACGACTATACTTTGTTCTAA
- the ehmt1a gene encoding histone-lysine N-methyltransferase EHMT1a isoform X1 encodes MDHSRASEGPGSSRRATIPSASAAVGAKGQVAQSGQRPKAKITPFHSSPIVSSNGATGKTLASSSSSFLGTSGRVTSPHVKERPAAVAASSVSSAATAVAGSSQEQTPSSASAQATAAVTASSLVVKPASRKAPPVISHKGKQKKAAATKPPPAVKRKKRKMGMYNLVPKKKTKTLKQQEKTEEPGAAVEKNRATPDEKAAVAPEAATVSEPVAVAKESVVAAEVKAEGSHIEYTELALDCLDLKAQEKLLLPPPSDAGVDCDATQTNPAEELPLCCCRMETPHCGGSLPAPDHTCMAMESMDGMLSRCQKRVMKQEMMRPSNTVHLLVLCEDHRAGMVKHQCCPGCGLFCRAGTFMECRPYGSISHRFHRDCASILKDCRFCPHCGEDATGAKEVTVAMADQSPSVPRSNPRLSLPAVPTVATLPSVSTTPAVPQILRAKKTSTPQRSRDESPNRLKSDAVCAADRPKESLESILTALDDENLKPKKMKYPNRQLYISAKQGELQKVIHLLVDGKDPNFLVEGQSKRTPLHAAAAEGHQEICHMLVQAGANLDMFDEEQRTPLMVACENNHLDTVKYLLRGGAAVGHKDIMGFTCLHLAAKLGHCDIIHHLLTKASKYINCQDDGGWTPITWAIEYKHKELVHLLLSRGADVNIRDKEENVCLHWAALSGCDDVAQALLEAQCDLSAVNVHGDTPLHVAARENRLDCVMLFLARGADVTQRNKEGETPLDCCVYGSSVWTALNTNKKLTDARRGRDCRGERVLSRDISRGYEAVPITCVNGVDGEPCPENFKYIPDSCVTSPINIDKDITHLQHCSCTDNCSSSTCMCGQLSLRCWYDTDGRLPLDFCQREPPVLFECNHACSCWRSCRNRVVQNGLRVRLQLYRTQTMGWGVRAMQDVPQGTFVCEYAGELISDAEADKRENDSYLFTLDNKVGDVHCIDGRLFGNVGRFVNHLCEPNLLVVRVFTMHQDLRFPRIAFFSSRPIKAGEQIGFDYGDNYWKVKSKYFSCQCGSPKCRHSSASRRVHTGDL; translated from the exons ATGGATCACAGTAGAGCCAGTGAGGGGCCCGGGTCAAGCAGAAGAGCCACCATTCCCTCAGCCAGCGCAGCAGTGGGTGCCAAGGGGCAGGTAGCACAGAGTGGTCAGAGGCCCAAAGCTAAGATAACTCCCTTCCACAGCTCACCCATAGTGAGCAGTAATGGAGCGACTGGCAAAACGCTGGCATCTTCTAGTAGCTCATTCCTTGGTACATCTGGACGTGTGACTTCCCCACATGTCAAGGAGAgacctgctgctgttgctgcttcgtctgtttcttctgctgctacTGCGGTTGCTGGGAGCTCACAGGAACAAACTCCGAGTTCAGCCTCTGCACAGGCTACAGCAGCAGTTACGGCAAGTTCTCTTGTTGTCAAG CCTGCAAGCAGGAAAGCACCTCCAGTCATCAGTCACAAAGGCAAACAGAAGAAAGCTGCCGCCACTAAACCTCCGCCAG ctgtgaagaggaagaagaggaagatgggaATGTACAACCTGGTCCCAAAGAAGAAGACCAAGACCCTGAAACAGCAGGAAAAG ACCGAGGAACCTGGAGCCGCTGTGGAGAAGAACCGAGCGACACCAGATGAAAAAGCAGCAGTTGCACCAGAGGCTGCGACGGTCAGCGAGCCGGTGGCCGTCGCAAAGGAATCTGTGGTGGCAGCAGAAGTGAAAGCAGAAGGCAGCCATATCGAATACACAGAGCTGGCTTTGGACTGTCTTGACCTGAAAGCTCAGGAAAAGCTGCTCTTACCTCCTCCATCAG ACGCGGGAGTGGATTGCGACGCGACCCAAACAAACCCGGCGGAGGAGTTACCGCTGTGCTGCTGTCGCATGGAGACTCCTCACTGTGGAGGCAGCCTGCCCGCTCCGGACCACACCTGCATGGCCATGGAGAGCATGGATGGAATG CTGAGTCGCTGCCAGAAGCGAGTGATGAAGCAGGAAATGATGCGGCCCTCCAACACGGTCCATCTGCTGGTTCTGTGTGAGGACCACCGGGCCGGCATGGTCAAGCACCAGTGCTGCCCCGGCTGTGGGCTGTTCTGCAGGGCG GGCACCTTCATGGAGTGCAGGCCGTACGGCAGCATCTCGCACCGCTTCCACCGCGACTGCGCCTCCATCCTGAAGGATTGCAGGTTTTGTCCTCACTGCGGCGAGGACGCCACTGGAGCCAAGGAAGTCACGGTAGCGATGGCTGACCAGTCGCCGTCGGTGCCCAGATCCAACCCCAGGCTGTCGCTCCCGGCGGTGCCCACCGTGGCCACCCTGCCCTCAGTGTCGACCACGCCGGCCGTCCCACAGATCCTCCGGGCGAAGAAGACCAGCACGCCTCAGAGGAGCAGGGACGAGAGTCCGAACAG GTTAAAGAGCGAtgctgtgtgtgctgcagaCAGACCTAAAGAATCACTGGAGAGCATCCTCACGGCACTGGATGACGAGAA cctgaaaccaaagaaaatgaagtatccAAACAGACAGCTTTACATCTCTGCTAAACAAGGAGAGCTGCAGAAGGTGATTCATCTCTTAG TTGATGGAAAGGACCCCAACTTTTTGGTGGAAGGCCAGAGCAAGCGCACTCCTCTTCATGCAGCAGCTGCCGAGGGTCACCAGGAGATCTGCCACATGCTGGTGCAG gccggAGCCAACCTGGACATGTTTGATGAGGAGCAGAGAACTCCGTTGATGGTCGCCTGTGAAAACAACCATCTGGACACGGTGAAGTACCTGCTGAGAGGGGGAGCAGCCGTCGGCCACAAG GACATCATGGGTTTCACGTGTCTGCATCTGGCAGCTAAACTGGGCCATTGTGACATCATCCATCACCTGCTCACCAAGGCATCCAAATACATCAACTGTCAG GATGACGGCGGCTGGACGCCCATCACCTGGGCCATCGAGTACAAGCACAAGGAGCTGGTGCACCTGCTGTTGTCCAGAGGGGCCGACGTTAACATCAGAGACAAG GAGGAGAACGTCTGCCTGCACTGGGCGGCTCTGTCCGGCTGTGACGACGTGGCTCAGGCTCTGCTGGAGGCCCAGTGCGACCTCAGCGCTGTCAACGTCCACGGGGACACGCCGCTCCACGTCGCCGCCAGAGAGAACCGCCTGGACTGTGTTAT GTTGTTTCTGGCTCGCGGCGCAGACGTAACTCAGAGGAACAAGGAGGGAGAGACGCCGCTGGACTGCTGCGTCTACGGCTCCAGCGTGTGGACGGCGCTCAACACCAACAAGAAGCTCACCGACGCCAGGAGAGGCAGGGACTGTCGTGGAGAGAGAGTGCTCAGCAG GGACATCTCCCGTGGGTATGAGGCGGTTCCTATCACCTGTGTAAACGGCGTGGACGGCGAGCCCTGCCCAGAAAACTTCAAGTACATCCCAGACAGCTGTGTCACCTCCCCGATCAATATAGACAAGGACATCACTCACTTACAG CACTGCAGCTGCACAGACAACTGCTCATCCAGCACCTGCATGTGTGGTCAGCTCAGTCTGAGATGTTGGTATGAcact gaCGGTCGACTACCACTGGACTTCTGTCAGCGAGAGCCTCCAGTGCTGTTTGAGTGTAACCATGCCTGCTCCTGCTGGAGGTCCTGCAGGAACCGCGTGGTCCAGAACGGACTCAG AGTCCGGCTGCAGCTCTACAGGACGCAGACGATGGGCTGGGGAGTGAGGGCCATGCAGGACGTCCCGCAGGGAACATTCGTGTGCGA GTACGCCGGAGAACTCATCAGTGACGCAGAGGCCGACAAACGAGAGAACGACTCGTATCTCTTCACCCTCGACAATAAG GTGGGCGACGTGCACTGCATCGACGGCAGACTGTTCGGCAACGTCGGCCGCTTCGTCAACCACCTGTGTGAGCCCAACCTGCTGGTCGTCAGGGTGTTCACCATGCACCAGGACCTCCGCTTCCCCAGGATAGCCTTCTTCTCCAGCAGGCCCATCAAAGCTGGAGAGCAGATAGG GTTTGACTACGGAGATAATTACTGGAAGGTGAAGAGCAAGTACTTTAGCTGCCAGTGTGGTTCTCCCAAGTGTCGTCACTCGTCTGCCAGCAGGCGCGTACACActggtgacctctga
- the ehmt1a gene encoding histone-lysine N-methyltransferase EHMT1a isoform X2: MDHSRASEGPGSSRRATIPSASAAVGAKGQVAQSGQRPKAKITPFHSSPIVSSNGATGKTLASSSSSFLGTSGRVTSPHVKERPAAVAASSVSSAATAVAGSSQEQTPSSASAQATAAVTPASRKAPPVISHKGKQKKAAATKPPPAVKRKKRKMGMYNLVPKKKTKTLKQQEKTEEPGAAVEKNRATPDEKAAVAPEAATVSEPVAVAKESVVAAEVKAEGSHIEYTELALDCLDLKAQEKLLLPPPSDAGVDCDATQTNPAEELPLCCCRMETPHCGGSLPAPDHTCMAMESMDGMLSRCQKRVMKQEMMRPSNTVHLLVLCEDHRAGMVKHQCCPGCGLFCRAGTFMECRPYGSISHRFHRDCASILKDCRFCPHCGEDATGAKEVTVAMADQSPSVPRSNPRLSLPAVPTVATLPSVSTTPAVPQILRAKKTSTPQRSRDESPNRLKSDAVCAADRPKESLESILTALDDENLKPKKMKYPNRQLYISAKQGELQKVIHLLVDGKDPNFLVEGQSKRTPLHAAAAEGHQEICHMLVQAGANLDMFDEEQRTPLMVACENNHLDTVKYLLRGGAAVGHKDIMGFTCLHLAAKLGHCDIIHHLLTKASKYINCQDDGGWTPITWAIEYKHKELVHLLLSRGADVNIRDKEENVCLHWAALSGCDDVAQALLEAQCDLSAVNVHGDTPLHVAARENRLDCVMLFLARGADVTQRNKEGETPLDCCVYGSSVWTALNTNKKLTDARRGRDCRGERVLSRDISRGYEAVPITCVNGVDGEPCPENFKYIPDSCVTSPINIDKDITHLQHCSCTDNCSSSTCMCGQLSLRCWYDTDGRLPLDFCQREPPVLFECNHACSCWRSCRNRVVQNGLRVRLQLYRTQTMGWGVRAMQDVPQGTFVCEYAGELISDAEADKRENDSYLFTLDNKVGDVHCIDGRLFGNVGRFVNHLCEPNLLVVRVFTMHQDLRFPRIAFFSSRPIKAGEQIGFDYGDNYWKVKSKYFSCQCGSPKCRHSSASRRVHTGDL, encoded by the exons ATGGATCACAGTAGAGCCAGTGAGGGGCCCGGGTCAAGCAGAAGAGCCACCATTCCCTCAGCCAGCGCAGCAGTGGGTGCCAAGGGGCAGGTAGCACAGAGTGGTCAGAGGCCCAAAGCTAAGATAACTCCCTTCCACAGCTCACCCATAGTGAGCAGTAATGGAGCGACTGGCAAAACGCTGGCATCTTCTAGTAGCTCATTCCTTGGTACATCTGGACGTGTGACTTCCCCACATGTCAAGGAGAgacctgctgctgttgctgcttcgtctgtttcttctgctgctacTGCGGTTGCTGGGAGCTCACAGGAACAAACTCCGAGTTCAGCCTCTGCACAGGCTACAGCAGCAGTTACG CCTGCAAGCAGGAAAGCACCTCCAGTCATCAGTCACAAAGGCAAACAGAAGAAAGCTGCCGCCACTAAACCTCCGCCAG ctgtgaagaggaagaagaggaagatgggaATGTACAACCTGGTCCCAAAGAAGAAGACCAAGACCCTGAAACAGCAGGAAAAG ACCGAGGAACCTGGAGCCGCTGTGGAGAAGAACCGAGCGACACCAGATGAAAAAGCAGCAGTTGCACCAGAGGCTGCGACGGTCAGCGAGCCGGTGGCCGTCGCAAAGGAATCTGTGGTGGCAGCAGAAGTGAAAGCAGAAGGCAGCCATATCGAATACACAGAGCTGGCTTTGGACTGTCTTGACCTGAAAGCTCAGGAAAAGCTGCTCTTACCTCCTCCATCAG ACGCGGGAGTGGATTGCGACGCGACCCAAACAAACCCGGCGGAGGAGTTACCGCTGTGCTGCTGTCGCATGGAGACTCCTCACTGTGGAGGCAGCCTGCCCGCTCCGGACCACACCTGCATGGCCATGGAGAGCATGGATGGAATG CTGAGTCGCTGCCAGAAGCGAGTGATGAAGCAGGAAATGATGCGGCCCTCCAACACGGTCCATCTGCTGGTTCTGTGTGAGGACCACCGGGCCGGCATGGTCAAGCACCAGTGCTGCCCCGGCTGTGGGCTGTTCTGCAGGGCG GGCACCTTCATGGAGTGCAGGCCGTACGGCAGCATCTCGCACCGCTTCCACCGCGACTGCGCCTCCATCCTGAAGGATTGCAGGTTTTGTCCTCACTGCGGCGAGGACGCCACTGGAGCCAAGGAAGTCACGGTAGCGATGGCTGACCAGTCGCCGTCGGTGCCCAGATCCAACCCCAGGCTGTCGCTCCCGGCGGTGCCCACCGTGGCCACCCTGCCCTCAGTGTCGACCACGCCGGCCGTCCCACAGATCCTCCGGGCGAAGAAGACCAGCACGCCTCAGAGGAGCAGGGACGAGAGTCCGAACAG GTTAAAGAGCGAtgctgtgtgtgctgcagaCAGACCTAAAGAATCACTGGAGAGCATCCTCACGGCACTGGATGACGAGAA cctgaaaccaaagaaaatgaagtatccAAACAGACAGCTTTACATCTCTGCTAAACAAGGAGAGCTGCAGAAGGTGATTCATCTCTTAG TTGATGGAAAGGACCCCAACTTTTTGGTGGAAGGCCAGAGCAAGCGCACTCCTCTTCATGCAGCAGCTGCCGAGGGTCACCAGGAGATCTGCCACATGCTGGTGCAG gccggAGCCAACCTGGACATGTTTGATGAGGAGCAGAGAACTCCGTTGATGGTCGCCTGTGAAAACAACCATCTGGACACGGTGAAGTACCTGCTGAGAGGGGGAGCAGCCGTCGGCCACAAG GACATCATGGGTTTCACGTGTCTGCATCTGGCAGCTAAACTGGGCCATTGTGACATCATCCATCACCTGCTCACCAAGGCATCCAAATACATCAACTGTCAG GATGACGGCGGCTGGACGCCCATCACCTGGGCCATCGAGTACAAGCACAAGGAGCTGGTGCACCTGCTGTTGTCCAGAGGGGCCGACGTTAACATCAGAGACAAG GAGGAGAACGTCTGCCTGCACTGGGCGGCTCTGTCCGGCTGTGACGACGTGGCTCAGGCTCTGCTGGAGGCCCAGTGCGACCTCAGCGCTGTCAACGTCCACGGGGACACGCCGCTCCACGTCGCCGCCAGAGAGAACCGCCTGGACTGTGTTAT GTTGTTTCTGGCTCGCGGCGCAGACGTAACTCAGAGGAACAAGGAGGGAGAGACGCCGCTGGACTGCTGCGTCTACGGCTCCAGCGTGTGGACGGCGCTCAACACCAACAAGAAGCTCACCGACGCCAGGAGAGGCAGGGACTGTCGTGGAGAGAGAGTGCTCAGCAG GGACATCTCCCGTGGGTATGAGGCGGTTCCTATCACCTGTGTAAACGGCGTGGACGGCGAGCCCTGCCCAGAAAACTTCAAGTACATCCCAGACAGCTGTGTCACCTCCCCGATCAATATAGACAAGGACATCACTCACTTACAG CACTGCAGCTGCACAGACAACTGCTCATCCAGCACCTGCATGTGTGGTCAGCTCAGTCTGAGATGTTGGTATGAcact gaCGGTCGACTACCACTGGACTTCTGTCAGCGAGAGCCTCCAGTGCTGTTTGAGTGTAACCATGCCTGCTCCTGCTGGAGGTCCTGCAGGAACCGCGTGGTCCAGAACGGACTCAG AGTCCGGCTGCAGCTCTACAGGACGCAGACGATGGGCTGGGGAGTGAGGGCCATGCAGGACGTCCCGCAGGGAACATTCGTGTGCGA GTACGCCGGAGAACTCATCAGTGACGCAGAGGCCGACAAACGAGAGAACGACTCGTATCTCTTCACCCTCGACAATAAG GTGGGCGACGTGCACTGCATCGACGGCAGACTGTTCGGCAACGTCGGCCGCTTCGTCAACCACCTGTGTGAGCCCAACCTGCTGGTCGTCAGGGTGTTCACCATGCACCAGGACCTCCGCTTCCCCAGGATAGCCTTCTTCTCCAGCAGGCCCATCAAAGCTGGAGAGCAGATAGG GTTTGACTACGGAGATAATTACTGGAAGGTGAAGAGCAAGTACTTTAGCTGCCAGTGTGGTTCTCCCAAGTGTCGTCACTCGTCTGCCAGCAGGCGCGTACACActggtgacctctga
- the LOC131464191 gene encoding perforin-1-like, with protein MASSLPLLLVFLCSLTAASARLRVFNLRASNLPSDLFGTTDGYVKVSCGSVAMGETSVRRDNANPWWDEEFSSYEAQEYDVLRLEVHDSDLFFDDLLGACQRQIQVGTHEHECYLEEGTLHYAYTLG; from the coding sequence ATGGCGTCcagtcttcctctcctcctggtGTTCCTGTGCAGTCTGACTGCAGCGTCAGCCCGGCTCAGGGTGTTCAACCTACGCGCCAGCAATCTTCCCTCTGACTTGTTCGGAACCACAGACGGCTACGTCAAGGTGTCCTGCGGTTCGGTCGCTATGGGTGAGACGTCCGTCCGTAGGGACAATGCCAACCCCTGGTGGGACGAGGAGTTCTCCAGCTACGAAGCCCAAGAATACGACGTACTGAGGCTGGAGGTTCACGACAGTGATTTATTCTTCGATGACCTGCTGGGAGCCTGCCAGCGTCAGATCCAAGTGGGAACCCATGAGCATGAATGCTACCTGGAGGAAGGCACCCTCCATTACGCTTACACCCTTGGCTGA